In Streptomyces sp. NBC_01707, a genomic segment contains:
- a CDS encoding N-acetylmuramoyl-L-alanine amidase, with translation MSTPMSASAFLESLNNEGLTVVQVGDWRTHNRNHKGPWGPVNGVMIHHTVTSGTAATVRICRDGYPELPGPLCHGVIAKDGRIHLVGYGRANHAGLGDDDVLRAVVAEKLLPPDNEANTDGNTHFYGFECENLGDGKDPWPDVQLVAIEKAAAAICRHHGWTSRSVIGHREWQPGKVDPRGFTMESMRARIHDRLK, from the coding sequence ATGTCCACCCCCATGTCCGCGAGCGCCTTCCTCGAATCCCTCAACAACGAAGGACTCACCGTCGTCCAGGTGGGCGACTGGCGTACGCACAACCGGAACCACAAGGGCCCCTGGGGCCCTGTGAACGGCGTGATGATCCACCACACGGTCACCAGTGGCACCGCGGCCACCGTCCGGATCTGCCGCGACGGCTATCCGGAGCTGCCCGGCCCGCTGTGCCACGGCGTGATCGCCAAGGACGGCCGGATCCACCTCGTCGGCTACGGCCGTGCCAACCACGCCGGCCTCGGCGACGACGACGTCCTGCGCGCCGTCGTCGCCGAGAAGCTCCTCCCGCCCGACAACGAGGCCAACACCGACGGGAACACGCACTTCTACGGTTTCGAGTGCGAGAACCTCGGCGACGGCAAGGACCCCTGGCCCGACGTCCAGCTCGTAGCCATCGAGAAGGCCGCCGCCGCGATCTGCCGCCATCACGGCTGGACGTCCCGCTCGGTCATCGGCCACAGGGAGTGGCAGCCCGGGAAGGTCGATCCGCGCGGCTTCACGATGGAGTCCATGCGCGCCCGGATCCACGACCGTCTGAAGTAG
- a CDS encoding globin domain-containing protein: MLSEPSTATVRATLPVVGAAIGDIADLFYRKLFDAHPELLRDLFNRGNQASGAQRQALAGAIAAFASQLVEHPDTRPDVMLGRIAHKHASLGVTAAQYDVVHTHLFAAIAEVLGDAVTPEVAAAWDEVYWLMANALIAIEDRLYAQQGVAAGDVWRAWEVTARIEETADVATFQLRPADGAPAPAFRPGQYVSVQVELADGARQIRQYSLSSAPDSPVRSITVKRVHGGGSPDGEVSAHLHAHTRAGDRLRVSAPYGDLVLDGVDAPLLLASAGIGCTPMLSMLDHLAATGHSAPVTVVHGDRSPADHALRTDHERLTGKLPDAAAHFWYENPEPGHAADRTGLVDLSGLTVPAGTHAYLCGPLPFMRAVRAQLLAKGVPAADIHYEVFGPDLWFAQD, encoded by the coding sequence ATGCTCTCCGAGCCGTCGACCGCCACCGTCCGTGCCACCCTCCCCGTCGTCGGCGCGGCCATCGGCGACATCGCCGATCTCTTCTACCGGAAGCTGTTCGACGCCCACCCCGAGCTGCTGCGCGATCTCTTCAACCGCGGCAACCAGGCGTCCGGCGCCCAGCGCCAGGCCCTCGCGGGGGCCATCGCCGCCTTCGCGAGCCAGCTGGTCGAGCACCCGGACACCCGCCCCGACGTGATGCTCGGCCGGATCGCCCACAAGCACGCCTCGCTCGGCGTGACCGCCGCGCAGTACGACGTCGTGCACACCCATCTCTTCGCCGCCATCGCCGAGGTGCTCGGCGATGCGGTCACCCCGGAGGTCGCGGCCGCCTGGGACGAGGTCTACTGGCTGATGGCCAACGCCCTGATCGCCATCGAGGACCGGCTGTACGCGCAGCAGGGCGTGGCCGCCGGTGACGTCTGGCGCGCGTGGGAGGTGACCGCCCGGATCGAGGAGACCGCGGATGTCGCCACCTTCCAACTCCGTCCGGCCGACGGCGCCCCCGCCCCCGCCTTCCGCCCCGGCCAGTACGTCTCCGTTCAGGTGGAACTCGCCGACGGGGCACGCCAGATACGCCAGTACAGCCTCTCCTCGGCCCCGGACTCGCCGGTCCGATCGATCACCGTCAAGCGGGTGCACGGCGGCGGCTCGCCCGACGGCGAGGTCTCGGCGCACCTGCACGCCCACACCCGGGCGGGCGACCGGCTGCGTGTCTCCGCCCCCTACGGCGACCTCGTCCTCGATGGCGTCGACGCGCCGCTGCTGCTGGCCTCCGCGGGTATCGGCTGCACCCCGATGCTGTCGATGCTGGACCACCTCGCGGCCACCGGCCACAGCGCCCCGGTCACCGTCGTGCACGGCGACCGCTCCCCCGCCGATCACGCCCTGCGCACCGACCACGAGCGGCTCACCGGCAAACTCCCGGACGCCGCGGCGCACTTCTGGTACGAGAACCCGGAGCCCGGCCACGCGGCCGACCGCACCGGCCTCGTCGACCTGAGCGGCCTCACGGTCCCGGCCGGCACGCACGCCTATCTCTGCGGTCCACTGCCCTTCATGCGGGCCGTCCGCGCCCAGTTGCTGGCCAAGGGCGTCCCGGCGGCCGACATCCACTACGAGGTGTTCGGCCCCGACCTGTGGTTCGCCCAGGACTGA